GAGGGTATCCGCGTGACAGTGGTGATAATGTAACCGTAGGAGATAAGGACGACCAGGCCAGTGCTCACTATGATGAACCCACACACTGCCAGCATCACCATTTCATTGGCAAAGGTGTCAGAGCAGGAGGCTTGCATCACTGCAGGGACATCACAGAAGAAGTGGTCAATTTTCCCTGGCCTGCAGAAGGACAAGGTGAATGTAAAGCCTGTTTGGATGCTGCAGTTGAGGCAGCCTGAGAGATAGGAGCCTGCCACCAGGAAAGCACAAGTTCTCTTGGACATTGTGATTGGATAGCGCAGTGGGTTGCAAATGGCGACGAAGCGGTCGTAAGCCATCACGGCTAGGAAGAATGCCTCGGTGGTcccaaagagagagaagaagaacATTTGGGCAGCACAGCCATTGTAGGAGATGGCTCTGCGCCCCATTAAGAAGCATAGCAGGGCGTTGGGGGCAGTGACGGAGGAGTAGCAGAGGTCCAGGAAGGACAGGTTcttcaggaagaagtacatgggggtgtggagcCTGGAGTCAGCACTGATGATGGTGATCATGCCAACATTCCCCACCAGGGTGACAGTGTACAGAACCAAGAAGAAGACAGAGAGGAAGACTTGCAGTTCGGGATGGCCTCCGAATCCCACCAGGATGAACTCAGCCACCGTTGTGTGGTTTTCCATGGCTCTTTTTGTATATGGAGGAAAGAAGAGACAATTTGGGAAGAATGTTGTTTCCTCAATGAGCTCCAATCACCATGTTGGTATACACTAGCTGTCAGCAGATACATGCAGTGGAATAATCCATTGCAACTCTCGGCATCGGTCAGAGAAGACAATACATAAGTATCACTCTTTCTTGTAACAGGTATTGTGCTTCTTCATCATAAGCAAACATCCACATGTGAAGTTTATCATGTTGGAAGTAGACTGGTCCTAAAAgttgaaaaaaggttgaaaatgagTGAGAGATCTTTTACAAGCCAGAAAAACTGTAATAAAAATGTAGACCTAAATACATATATTTCATAAAAAATCTAGAAAAAAAAGGAGTGAGGGGAAGTAGAGAAAGAGATTAGAAAGGGAAAACAGGGAAAATGTGtgaaatagatagatagatagatgtgaaACCTTAAGTATGGAAATTTTGGAGGGAAGTTAGATGGTAATCTGTTAGATAAGAATCAACCCTTACATTTTTACAAGAGCCAATCTCATGACAGTTTCTTCATTCATAACGGCAGAAAACTCAGGCTTTCACCTCACAAGAGTTCAGCCCAATCCAATCCAAGCCAATTTGTCTTCTAGCTAGAAAACCGTTTGCCTGATTCATGTCCAAAGATCACTTCTTTACTCCTCATTTGAAAGAGGAGAAAAGGGGTCCAAATTTTACTTTTGCTGAGACTGGTGTAATTCAGGAACAGATGAGAAGCCACGTTGCTTGATGCTGTACTAGAAAGTGCTTGGATACTAGCATGAGGAGTGCAGTTTAAAAACCTATTTAGAACAAAATAGAATATGAAAATATGTGTTAAACTCAACCattttctcctctccctcaccctgatgtaaatcaggagtacctCCATTGGCATCAGCAggactgattctgctctcactcacTCCAATGTTATTCTAGTGTATCCCCAAAATGGCCAGTGTAGAACTTTGTTGTAAAGTTGGCTTAAGAGACAACAGAATCAGATATCATGTGTCCTTATGTTTAATTGTCTGACTGCACCACAGagccagtttctctctctccacctcccacccactATAAACtagtaattattttaaattaactctTCTGCCTTTTCTAACTTAGGTGTCTTCCCACTCAAGAAGGACTAATATTTTATCACCGAAAACAAATCAGGGTAGCTACTGGAAACATGACATGGTCAGATGATActaaaattacttacttttcaGGTATATACACCACCACAGTGATTCACAGATAATCCATTgggtttatttcattttaaaaagtggatCTTAAGAAAtatgataaagaaaaaaataagaaaaaaacaaaagaaaaccctgaGATTTGAAATGTTCAGAAATCATATGACAGGGAAGCAATGATAAAAGTGCTTCCTTGATTTCACTGATTTCTtacacaagagaaaaaaaatatgagTTTTCCATCTGCATACATTTGTGATTATATTTCTGAATGTAGCTCATCATTATATATTGTGCTCTATGATACCATAGGAAGCAGCAGCACCTTTCTTAGCTGACTCTGAGTAACTCTGAATGTTTCGTTAACTCACCCTTTATCTGCTTTTTAAAGTGACTTTCCTTTTCCCATAGGACACATTCTTTAAGCAGTCAATTAACTTTGTTTTCCACTTGTGTATAAGGATGTGATCTTTTTAAGAACTAAGAAACTATGAATTTCTGGTGCTGTAGAAAGAGTAGATCGCACTGGAGAATTTGCTCACTGACTGCTAAATTTCAGAATGTTTTGTAAACAACCATTTGAGTGGCAGGATGGGTCCATGGTTAGGTCTCTTGACTTGGACTTTAGACACCTAGGTTTGGGTCCCTACTTTGTCATAGACTTCCCGTGTCACTTAGGTCAGATTTTAAAAGGGATTAAGATGCCTACCAATGCAGAGAGGTGCCTAATGCACATTAAAATCAGTTTGAAGTCACCAGGAGTTAGGTATgtaagtgcttctgaaaatctctgTAGGTTCTTGtcagcatctttaggcacctaaatacctttacaaatctgaccCTAAGTAacacaggaagcctgtagcaGAAGAGGGCCTTGAAccagccccagcacacacactaaccactggatcatccttcttTTCTTTAGCTCTAGCTCACACACATGATCCAACAGGTTTCTTGACCACTCTCAGGCTTATCTCTAACATTTGGATTCTCCGAAGGAGAGGTGCTGGCTTGAATAGTTTTGGTGGATGAAAAGTCCCATAACTTTGTTGATTGACTAGGGCTACAACCCACTCCCATTGTTAAAGCTTCCATTGATTGCAACAGGAATAGGACAAGGCCTATTGCTatggagcctggggctggagaCGTCCCACTGTGCAATACTGTGCTGGGTGTAGTCCCCACTGCCCTGGGAAATTTTTACAAAAAtgatttttggtgaaaaattaaaaaatgcaaaatattcaaAATGACGCCGTGGAGCATCATGAACATCATGATAGGTTCAATGCCTTATGCACCCCTCCTTCTCTTGGGGTCGCAATCTTCTGCTGGACCACACATCCAATTATGCACCAGTTTTTCTCCTTGTTATATGGAGTGAGTGTGTGCTATGGAAGGTGTATTCTGGCCATAGACCCCAGCCCATAGTGGAAAATGGCAACATAGGCCACCCAAACTACAACTACTAAGAGGCACAATGGTGTCATTGTGAATAGAAATATTTTGGGGTTTGGCTGAAAAAAAACAACTCATCATGAAGGGGGCAGGGGTTAAGCTTTATTAACTAGCAGAATTGTTTGAGAAAATTTTGTTTGGTtaaaaccccaattttccatttgcaaacaatttaaatggaaaattctTGGCCAGATATTTTTCTCTAGTCAAAGTCTGGTGCATGAGCTCAGATACAATGTAATAACTCCCCCACCTTCATCATCATCTGTAAGGTTGGAACTTTGGATCATCAGACCTAAATCACAGCCATTTGACACTTGAGGAGGAAATCTATCTGGTGGCAGAGTATTGCGCTGTTATCTTCTCTGTGGGCCAGTTCCCACAGGGGGATCCAGCAAACATTTTGTAAGTATTATATGGGAAGAGTTTAAGAACTGATTTTGATTTATTGTTGCATATTGATAACTGTAATTGCTGTTATAGTTCATGACAAAGGCATTTTTATTTAGTTGACAAAGaaagatttatttattattacagtacCGTAACTCCAATGTGAGATTAGATCCCCCTTGCACTGCGCACTGCACAGCCACAAGGATAGTGTCCGTACCTCAGATAGTTTACATTTATAATAAACAAGGTAGGTGAAGGAATTGTGATCATGCATGTTTGACAGATAGAGAACTGGGCCATAGAGACTTTTAATTGGGCTCTACAAAGGACTTGGATggagattttaaatgaaaaaggaagAATTAGGTACCCAAATACTGTTGAAAACCAATGGAAATTGggatgagacttttttttaatatgcctaagtgacttaggagcacaagttccATTGGCATTTGAAAAATCCCTCCCTGGATCTGTAATTTCTGTGGGCAATTTTGAAAAATCCCTGTCCCAATgcattgcccaaggtcacccagagctGAAAATTGACCCCCAGTATTCAGAGATCTGTTCCAGTAAACCAAGACCATCTTTCTTCTTCTAGAAAACAATATACTGGGTGTGTTACACTTGTTCATTAAATTTCTACTCACCCTTAAGACCAACTTCCCTCATTAGCTGAGCATCCTCTGAGCATGGACTGAAAAGAaagtaatttaatttattttccaaTAATTAATGCACAATTAAGTCATGCTTCAAAGGCCATTTCAACAATGGAAGAACCCACTGTCACAGCAGTGTTCAGCCATCCTGCATCTTATGGCTGGTCCTTTCTTTGATGCCATAGCTAACTGTGGGATCTTTGTCATTCTACAGATGTGAATTTGAAGAACAGATGCGGTTAgatcaacatgttcataaattgTTGGTTCCTTAGGTTGTGAAAGGATGACTTTagaca
Above is a genomic segment from Gopherus flavomarginatus isolate rGopFla2 chromosome 11, rGopFla2.mat.asm, whole genome shotgun sequence containing:
- the LOC127031237 gene encoding olfactory receptor 12-like, with product MENHTTVAEFILVGFGGHPELQVFLSVFFLVLYTVTLVGNVGMITIISADSRLHTPMYFFLKNLSFLDLCYSSVTAPNALLCFLMGRRAISYNGCAAQMFFFSLFGTTEAFFLAVMAYDRFVAICNPLRYPITMSKRTCAFLVAGSYLSGCLNCSIQTGFTFTLSFCRPGKIDHFFCDVPAVMQASCSDTFANEMVMLAVCGFIIVSTGLVVLISYGYIITTVTRIPSAEGRRRAFSTCTSHLVVVSLFFGTIFFMYAQPGAITSPGQSKVVSVFYTIVIPMLNPLIYSLRNKEVNVALRRQLKKKGFLH